A window of the Phragmites australis chromosome 20, lpPhrAust1.1, whole genome shotgun sequence genome harbors these coding sequences:
- the LOC133901390 gene encoding DNA mismatch repair protein MLH3 isoform X4 — protein sequence MIIIYPSHLGYLYFCHIIEAIYQEAFTFVVIVRELFYNQPVRRKQMQSSERRELYNVKKCVLQIALIHPQVSLRLLDIDSEDELLYTTPSSSPLPLISNSFGDDVSRCLHEIAISDQDWVLSGHISAPTDLFCTKDFQYLYINSRFVNRNPIHNMLNNLAASFQSSLIKRNEEIDVRSRKRQKTDVYPAYLLNLCCPRSSYDLHFEPTKTIVEFKDWQTVLFFFEQTFTNYWKKHALQSPEDKASADGTHVPLTNDVKLNQGLLKHHNVQNKEDYVEFQSTQQKNAVRGTNWDMNATAALKDLRHISFDTEPSIRHVSFSERITNTSQHNDNVATIDFKTGYKQMHSPESGISRWLEDGTSQLDDDLSSVNPTAWKRRRTEGIFHEYAYSGNFGMSEDVPTEGFLPHEQESELIGPGLEIQESCFRALSRPTRMTCDLVQNQTNVKEHTSGWDGFYVEFDKLNEDCLLNEATETITDISYPEMSQLSDRFYHDDGSSSTCRGFCRVLRKCSTSKKLGNAAGRVEGFDADTVSQMNFPDIHAPWDSDFMDRSSFKYTHHHFPHPFSLADTPCSHARTDLKFHRRSNKSFGFWNCRKFDSDLRFTLDKFNNDSSIICEGTKHLDNFDNETQLLKYFNNDCCSTDQFGSEDDLITWKSKFDVRLPDDNSPEKSANGCHVNVPSSQMANGSTLTQDPLNQHNFGCDQRYRPSKGNRSHSAPPFYRGKRKFSRLNEPLTTDGDKDICINNPEDNAPTPVDISPMSAAQPIPETDSSECRDLNFSSNGFVKMCEDACSDGLEDSSAQIKWRDDSGQHTALELPHSPFRCYDDVLSISSGTLHLSCSSLVPECVDKNCFDEARVLLQLDKKFIPVISGETILLVDQHAADERIRLEELRNKVLSEEGHGITYLDSEEELVCHIYLSAFAALCQYNICEHVFILRCVVFYPICFQSLPETGFQLFQKYAEQIQKWGWIINSCSNSSESFKKNMNILRRQARLVTLVAVPCILGVNLTGKDLMEFIQQLDETDGSSAIPPAVLRILNFKACRGAIMFGDPLLPSECCLIIEELKATSLCFQCAHGRPTTVPIVNIASLHYELARLEMLSGRQTETWHGLEHQGPNLERAQTRLKRLRKLRRGL from the exons ATGATAATAATCTATCCAAGTCATCTGGGTTACTTATATTTCTGTCATATTATCGAAGCTATTTATCAGGAAGCTTTCACCTTTGTAGTTATTGTTCGGGAGCTTTTTTACAATCAACCGGTACGGAGGAAACAAATGCAATCTAG TGAGAGAAGAGAATTATATAATGTTAAGAAGTGTGTCCTGCAAATTGCGCTTATTCATCCACAGGTTTCGCTCAGACTTCTTGATATTGACAG TGAAGATGAGTTGCTGTACACAACTCCTTCATCATCCCCTTTGCCCCTTATATCAAATAGTTTTGGGGATGATGTCTCTAGATGTCTTCATGAAATAGCGATCTCTGATCAGGACTGGGTTCTTTCAGGGCACATATCTGCACCAACAGATTTGTTCTGTACGAAG GATTTCCAATACTTGT ACATCAACTCAAGATTCGTGAATAGAAACCCGATCCACAATATGCTTAATAATCTGGCAGCTAGTTTTCAGTCTTCTTTGATAAAGAGGAATGAAGAAATTGATGTTCGGAGCAGGAAGAGGCAGAAGACTGACGTCTACCCTGCATATCTGCTAAACTTGTGCTGCCCTAGATCTAGCTATGATCTACATTTTGAGCCTACAAAGACCATTGTAGAATTCAAG GATTGGCAAACTGTCTTGTTTTTCTTTGAACAAACTTTCACAAACTACTGGAAGAAGCATGCACTGCAATCACCAGAAG ACAAAGCTTCTGCTGATGGTACCCATGTGCCTCTTACAAATGATG TGAAACTGAATCAGGGCCTCCTAAAGCATCATAATGTGCAGAACAAGGAAGACTATGTTGAATTCCAAAGCACTCAGCAGAAGAATGCAGTCAGAGGCACCAATTGGGATATGAATGCCACAGCAGCACTAAAAGACTTGCGCCACATTTCGTTTGATACGGAGCCATCCATACGTCATGTCTCCTTTTCAGAAAGGATCACTAACACATCCCAACACAACGACAATGTTGCCACTATTGATTTCAAGACTGGGTATAAGCAAATGCATTCTCCTGAAAGTGGCATTTCTCGGTGGTTGGAGGATGGTACTTCTCAGTTAGACGATGATCTTTCGAGTGTTAATCCAACTGCTTGGAAAAGACGAAGAACAGAAGGTATATTTCATGAATATGCATATTCTGGTAATTTTGGAATGTCGGAAGATGTACCAACTGAAGGTTTTTTACCTCATGAACAAGAATCTGAGTTGATTGGTCCAGGACTTGAAATCCAAGAATCTTGCTTCAGGGCTCTCAGTAGACCAACTAGAATGACCTGTGATCTCGTTCAAAATCAAACCAATGTAAAGGAACACACATCGGGCTGGGATGGATTCTATGTCGAGTTTGACAAATTAAATGAAGATTGCCTACTCAATGAAGCCACAGAGACAATCACTGATATTTCTTACCCTGAGATGTCACAGTTGAGTGATCGATTTTATCATGATGATGGTAGCAGCAGCACCTGCAGAGGCTTCTGTAGAGTTTTGAGAAAGTGCAGCACCAGTAAGAAGTTAGGGAATGCAGCTGGACGTGTTGAAGGCTTTGATGCTGATACTGTTAGCCAGATGAACTTCCCTGATATCCATGCTCCGTGGGACAGTGACTTCATGGATAGATCCTCCTTCAAGTATACTCACCATCATTTTCCCCATCCATTCTCGTTGGCTGATACACCTTGCAGTCATGCAAGGACTGACTTGAAATTTCACAGGAGATCAAATAAAAGCTTTGGTTTTTGGAACTGCAGAAAATTTGACAGCGATCTTAGATTTACTTTGGACAAATTTAACAATGATTCGTCAATAATATGTGAAGGGACTAAACATTTGGATAACTTTGACAATGAAACACAGCTTCTTAAGTACTTCAATAATGATTGTTGTTCTACCGACCAGTTTGGTTCTGAAGATGATCTGATAACTTGGAAATCAAAATTTGACGTGAGATTGCCAGATGATAATTCTCCTGAGAAAAGTGCTAATGGTTGCCATGTGAATGTCCCTTCTTCTCAAATGGCGAATGGCAGCACGCTTACTCAAGATCCGCTGAATCAACACAACTTTGGATGCGATCAGCGATACAGGCCTTCCAAGGGTAATAGGAGTCATTCTGCTCCACCATTTTATAGAGGTAAACGGAAATTCTCTAGATTAAATGAGCCGCTGACCACAGATGGTGACAAAGATATCTGCATTAACAACCCAGAAG ATAATGCACCAACACCTGTGGATATCTCACCTATGAGCGCAGCGCAGCCTATTCCTGAGACTGATAGCAGTGAATGCCGAGACCTAAATTTCAG CTCGAATGGGTTTGTGAAAATGTGTGAAGATGCGTGTTCTGATGGGCTTGAAGATTCTTCTGCTCAAATAAAATGGCGAGATGACTCTGGCCAGCATACA GCTTTGGAGTTGCCACATAGTCCTTTCAGATGCTATGATGATGTACTTAGCATTTCTTCTGGGACCTTACATCTCTCTTGTAGCTCACTAGTTCCTGAATGTGTTGACAAGAATTGCTTTGACGAGGCAAGGGTTTTGTTGCAGCTGGATAAGAAATTTATTCCCGTCATATCTGGGGAAACAATCCTCCTTGTTGATCAg CATGCAGCTGATGAAAGGATACGTTTGGAAGAGCTCCGTAACAAG GTTTTATCAGAAGAAGGCCATGGAATCACTTACTTGGACTCTGAGGAGGAATTAGTATGTCATATTTATTTGTCAGCATTTGCTGCATTATGTCAATATAACATTTGTGAACATGTTTTCATACTAAGATGTGTCGTATTTTACCCCATTTGTTTTCAGTCTCTCCCTGAGACTGGGTTTCAGTTGTTCCAGAAGTATGCCGAGCAGATTCAGAAATGGGGTTGGATCATCAACAGTTGTAGCAATTCCTCTGAATCATTCAAAAA GAACATGAACATTCTGAGGAGACAAGCCCGTCTTGTTACTCTTGTTGCT GTTCCATGTATTTTGGGTGTCAATTTAACAGGGAAagatcttatggagtttattcAGCAG CTTGATGAGACTGATGGGTCGTCAGCTATCCCCCCAGCAGTTCTCCGTATTCTTAATTTCAAAGCTTGCAGAG GCGCGATCATGTTTGGTGATCCCTTGCTACCATCTGAGTGCTGTCTGATTATTGAAGAACTGAAAGCAACATCTCTATGCTTCCAG TGTGCCCATGGGCGCCCGACCACGGTGCCCATCGTGAACATTGCATCCCTCCACTACGAGTTGGCGAGGCTCGAAATGCTGAGCGGGAGGCAGACAGAGACTTGGCATGGCTTGGAGCACCAAGGACCCAACCTTGAGCGCGCTCAAACCCGCCTCAAACGACTGAGAAAGCTACGCCGTGGCCTGTAG